The DNA window ATGGGAGGTGGCTGACATGCTCATCGGCTTCGACCTGCTCGACCGGCAGATCCTCGACTCCGACGGCGAACCGGTCGGGAAGGTCGACGACGTGGAGCTGGCGCTGGCCGAGGACGGCACGCCGTACGGGGCCGCGCTGCTCGTCGGCCAGCAGGCGCTCGGCGAACGCGTCCGCGGCATCCTCGGCCGCTGGCTGGCCGGTACGGCCCGACAGTTGGCGCCCGAGCGCGACCGTGGCCCCATCCGCATCCCGTACGACCTGGTGGCCGAGGTCACCAGCGCGGTCACCCTCTCCGTGCGTCGGGAGATCCTGCCCGACCCGCCCCTGGAGACCTGGCTGCGCGACACCCTGGTCGCCCGCATCCCCGGAGCCACCGATGCGGGCTGACCGGTCCGGGGACACGCTGCGGGCCGGCGCCCTGCTGCGGCGCCCCGTCCGGGACGCGGACGGCCGCGTCCTCGGCCGGGTCGCCGACATCGAGACCGCCCGCGACGGCGACGGCCGTGAGCGGGTCACCGCCCTGATCGTCACCGCCGGGCGATGGGGACGGCTCCTCGGCTACGAGCGCCACGAGACGGCGGGGCCGTGGCTGC is part of the Micromonospora olivasterospora genome and encodes:
- a CDS encoding PRC-barrel domain-containing protein; translation: MRADRSGDTLRAGALLRRPVRDADGRVLGRVADIETARDGDGRERVTALIVTAGRWGRLLGYERHETAGPWLLERLAHLVLRRHLTRVPWRDVRF